In Bacteroidales bacterium, one genomic interval encodes:
- the proC gene encoding pyrroline-5-carboxylate reductase, producing the protein MKIAIIGAGNIGGAIASGLMQSKKSADYSIVISDPDTAKTSQLSQCYAGITAEADNQKAIADAQIVLLAVKPWLVEKVLANITLQPSQILASVAAGVTFEQLKGYTNVELPMFRIIPNTAISLQASMNIISSYNATEEQDQMIMQMFNELGLSMMVTEQQMSAGTALASCGIAYVLKYIQAGMQAGVEMGLYPHDAMMMVAQSVKGAAELILQGNTHPSTEIDKVTTPGGITIKGINTLEEAGFSSAIIQAMKSSK; encoded by the coding sequence ATGAAAATAGCAATAATAGGAGCAGGAAATATTGGAGGAGCAATAGCATCAGGGTTGATGCAGTCAAAAAAATCGGCTGATTACTCAATAGTAATATCTGACCCAGATACAGCAAAAACATCGCAACTATCACAATGCTATGCAGGAATTACCGCTGAGGCTGATAATCAAAAGGCTATTGCCGATGCACAAATAGTATTGTTGGCAGTAAAACCTTGGTTAGTTGAGAAGGTTTTGGCAAACATTACATTACAGCCCTCGCAAATATTGGCTTCGGTAGCGGCAGGAGTAACATTTGAGCAACTAAAAGGTTATACAAATGTTGAGTTACCAATGTTCCGAATAATACCCAACACTGCAATAAGTTTGCAAGCAAGTATGAATATAATATCATCATACAATGCAACAGAGGAACAAGATCAGATGATTATGCAGATGTTCAATGAGTTGGGATTGTCAATGATGGTAACTGAGCAACAAATGTCAGCGGGAACAGCACTTGCATCATGCGGAATTGCATACGTATTAAAATATATACAGGCAGGAATGCAGGCAGGAGTTGAGATGGGACTATATCCTCACGATGCAATGATGATGGTAGCACAATCGGTAAAAGGTGCGGCAGAACTTATTTTGCAAGGTAATACACACCCCTCAACCGAGATTGACAAAGTAACAACTCCGGGGGGTATCACTATTAAGGGAATAAATACTCTCGAAGAGGCAGGTTTCTCGTCAGCAATCATACAAGCAATGAAATCATCAAAATAA